A window of Candidatus Saccharibacteria bacterium oral taxon 488 genomic DNA:
TCCAGTGTAATCACTTTACGATCCGGCGTATTGAGCGCATTGAGAATGCTGTACAAAGTCGTTGACTTACCCGAACCGGTTGGCCCAACTAACAGCACCAGGCCACGCGGATGAGAAATAATCTCATCAATTTGCGCCCGTTCAGCCGCACCGATACTGAGCAAGTCTAGGTTCAGCATCGAGGTGTCAAAATTAAATAAGCGCAACACCACATCTTGACCATACATGGTTGGCACCGCTTCGACACGGAGGTTAAGGAGGTGTGATACCCCGTCACGATGGATTTCTTGCTGCATGTGCCCCGACTGCGGCTCATTGGACGCCGTCGAAATATTTGCTCGCGAAGCCAGTGCCGCCATGATAACTCGATAACGATCACGGCCCAGCTCCGCCACCGAGTGCAGCGCGCCATCAACGCGCATCCGCACCCGAATGGTGTCGCGCTGATTCTCAATATGAATATCCGACGCATTCAGCCGATCCGCCTGATCAATCAAATAGTTAAACACGTCGTTTGTGCCGACGGTCGCCAATGTTTGGCTGACCTGCTGAAGGGTGTCACTGTCGCCCTCTTTGGCGATTTCGATATTATCATAAATCACTTTTTTCGGCGGATCAAATCGCAGCATTAAGGCCCGAAAGCCCGAGGCCGATATCAGGAAGAACTTAGCAATGATGCCCTGCTCGCGGTAGTTGTTGGTCATCGTCGCTACTAATGATTGTGGCGTCTGTGACGTAATGCCAAACCGATATGACTGCTCATCAGGATTGATCGCTAGCGGCACAACATGTCCGTTATACATCTCTTCGATTGTCAAAATATCACGAATCAGCGGAATTGTCTGCTCAAACTCGCGAGCATCCAGATATTGTAAGCCTAAAATCGCCGCTCGTTTCCGGGTTGCGTCTTCATCTTGATCGCGACGTTGTTGTTGAATTCGATCTTCATCCATCAACCTTATTATAGCAAAAAGCTTATCCTTGAGCGAGTGCTATAATGATATCATGCCAGAAATTACCCTCCTCATGCACAATATTCGCTCGACGTACAATGTCGGTGCAATTATGAGAACAGCCGAAGGCTTTGGTGTCAGACAAATTATCTTTAGTGGCTATACGCCGTACCCCGATTTACGATTAGCCGACCCCTGGTCTATCGACCCAAGGCTGCCGCACATTACCGAAAGGTTGACCGCCCAGATTCACAAGACTGCACTGGGCGCAGAAACAATGCTGCCCTTTAGCTACGTAGCCGATATTCGTCAGTGGTTTGCGGAGAATGCCAACAGGGAACGTTTGCCCGTGGTCGCCCTAGAGCAATCAGTGTCGAGCACAGAACTCAACACGTTTCGGCCACCAGCCCGCTTTGCCCTACTCCTCGGCGAGGAGGTCCATGGCATTGAGCCGGACATTCTAGCGCGGTGCGATCACATCGTCGAAATCCCCATGCGGGGTGCCAAGGAGTCATTTAATGTCTCAGTCGCGGCCGGTATCGCACTCTACGGCCTCTGTTTCCCGCACTCAATATAAGCTCTAGGCTAGATCATAATCCCTACAGGCGTAAATGATGTCACAATTGCCATTAAAATCAGCGTCACGTACCAAATCTTGCGATTAAATTGATATTTCTCGACTGACACCACTAAAAGGAGGCCGACAATCAGTCCAACCGGCAGCGCCTGGATCGCTACCACGCCCAGCTCAATCGGCTGCTTCAGTCGCAACCACAATGCCGCCAGCACGACACACACCACCAACTTTACGAAAAAGGTGCTATCAGTTTCGTACAGCCGCTCCCGACCTTTGCGGTTGGTGATGCTACTTGCCTTCGAGCGATTACGAGCGTACGTTCGCGATTTTTGTTTTGCCATAAGCTTTTTTATCATATCATACCAGGCGCACCATAGCAAAGCAGCCCCGCATGAAAGCGAGGCTACCCTAAGTTTAGGTTATGAGAAATAAATTACCACATGTTTGTCAGATGGACCGACTTAAATCCATTCCAACCGTGACCAACTTCTGCTGAACCACTACTAAACGGCCAATTCATATTGCCGCTATTTGTATATTGCAGCAACCGTCCGTCTTTCGTCCGACCGACAATATCCGCCAGGCCATCAGTATTCATATCACCGAGCATAATGGTATCAAACCCGTTCCAGCCATGACCGATTTGACGACCGCTCTCGAACATTGTCGTCTTGTTGTCGCGTCCACGATTGAGATATGCCCACATCGTACCGTCCTGGCGTACTGCGACGATATCATCATAACCATCACCATTCAAATCACCAGCAACAATCGATCGAACATTATTCCAACCGTGACCGATTTGACGGGCTTCATCTGACACGAAATCATACGTCCCTTCAAGCTTCTTGTAGCGCAGATAAACCTTGCCTGCCATCAAGTTACCGTTAGCGTCGACATAAACATGTGAGACTGGGCTATCCTTACCGTTCAATTTAGCAAATACCGCGCCACCATGATGGTCGATGTCGCTCGCAACCGGCTTGTCGGCAAATGGCGTCGTTACTGAGCCATTGTTACGGAATACTTGAGCCTTTTGATTCTTTGAATAGGCAACGATATCCGGACGACCATCGCCATCCATGTCAGCAAATGTAATGTTTGTGTATTTGTTAAAGCCCTGCCCGATCTTCGTCGAACCGCCACTAAACGGCCAACCCGGGATAGCATTGTTCTGATACAGCCACAACGAGCCATCTTTGCTCAAGCCAACTGCGTCACTGAAGACAACACCCTCGGTAGCATTCGCAACTGGTGCGCCACTCAGCACCAAGCCAAACACCGTCGCCGACAGCCCAAGCACCGTTACCGTTTTCTTTAGTATTCCCATACGTCCCTCCACCGTCATAGACGGTATTTATTTAGTACACTCCTACCGTACTACGTTTTCTAAATAAAAGCAATCCCGCTTGTGATTATCAAGCGGGATCGTGGTAAATTCTACTGTAGGATTAGCGACCAATTACATCCGAATCTCAGCGTCAACGCCAGCCGGTAGGCTCAGATTCTGCAGGCTATCAATCGTTTTTGGCGTAGCATTGGTAATGTCAATGAGGCGCTTATGAGTACGCATCTCGTAGCTCTCACCACCCATTTTATAGACGTGCGGGCTTTTTACTACCGTGTAGGTACTGCGACGGGTCGGCAGCGGCACAGGGCCAGCCACGCTCGCGCCGGTGCGAATTGCCGTATCAATAATTTGTTTTGCCGACTGGTCGATGACTTTATGGTCGTACGCTTTCAAGCGAATACGAATCTTAATACCAGCGTCTTGAGCCATAGCTCCTCCTTTTATGTGCGACTCCGTAACCTCTGCTCACGCCCGTGCCTCACGGATGGCCGAGTTCTCGGAGTAAATTAATACTGTTTGGCGATTATATCACAATACCTGAAGTATGGCTAGTCAAGAACTACCGGATTTGCTGCCACCCACTGACGCCACTGCGCGACATCTTCAATCGGCGGTCGATAACCCATAGCTTCACCCAACCGGCTCGCCGCCAAAATACAGGCTGCAATATAGTCGGCACTAGCTTCGTGGTCAGACCGGACATATTCTTGGTATTGCTCACTAGTATAGTCCACTGGCAGAGGTACGATGGTATTATCTATCTCACCAAAAACCTGCATTATCTTTTCGTCAAGCTGGATTACGTGCCCTAACTCATGACAAAACGCTATCAACCCGACGATTTGACGACCTATTTCTGCATCCTCAAGTCGCTCACGCGGCACACCCAGTCGAGACGACATCCGTGCTATAAGATTCGGACTAGACAGCGTCTCCCTCGTGCCGATGACAATCATTGGAATTTTCTCACCATTCCGTGTTTCACCCTCACCACCCCTGAAATCACCACTGTTCTCATCAATAACAATTTGCATCTCCTCTAGTGTCCGAGCCGGAAACAAATTCAAGGCGGTCTCGTAAATATCACCTGCTAGCGGATTGATATACTCACCAAGTGTTTTGACTCTTAATTTTTGCTCTTTTTTGTGCGACAACTCTTCCATAGCAATCTAACTGTAACATATAATATTTATTCCGTCAAGCATCACTCTAAGCTACGAATTGCCTCCGTTACCACCTCGGCTGAATGACGTAGTGCCGCCTGCTCGCGCTCATTAAGCGGATACCCTGTCAAGATCTTCACGCCATCTGCACAAATTGTTGACGGTAGGCCAAGCACTACATCGTGCAGTCCATACTCGCCCTCAACCAGTGAGCAGACTGGATAGACCGAGCGTGACGACGAGCGTAGTGCCGAGACAATCTTGGAGATAACGAAACCAATTGCATAATACGTCGACCGCTTGGTCTCGATCACCCGGTACGCCCGTTGACGAATTTTTTCCTCAATACCATCGACCATCGCTGGCTTAAATCCCGGATAATCAGCGAGTGGCACCTCACCGACTTGCGCCGATTCGATTGTCGCAAATGATGAATCGCCGTGCTCCCCTAAAATGTACGCGTCAACCTCCCGACTATGCACATCTAGCTCGTCTGCAATATATGATTTGAGCCGTGAGGTATCGAGTGCCGTCCCCGTGCCAAACACCCGACTCTTTGGCAGGCCCGATTCTTTCAGCGCCACATACGTTAGTGCATCAACCGGATTTGATACCACAATGATATACGGGCGAGCACCGTTTCTCATAATATTTCTCACTGTCCCACGCATAATCTCAGCATTCACGCCGAGCAGCTCCAGTCGCGTCTGCCCCGGCTGTTGCGGTGCACCAGCGGTGATAACCACGATATCATCAGTCTTGATGTCATCATAACTACCAGGCCGCACCACAACACACCGATCAATTCCCATTCCATCAGTGATATCCGCCGCTTGACCCCACGCCAGATCGGGGTTACGGTCAATCAGCACGATTTCCTCAACCACACTCCGTAGTGCGCAGGCGTATGCCGCTGTCGCACCGACCATACCGCCCGCACCGACGACCACCAACTTCTGTTTATTCATGTCTGTCTCCTGATTTTTATTGCAATAACCCCTCTACTGTAACGCTATCTCGTTAACTTGTCAAACTGTTCATGATAGTCCATTGACAATGTAGCCCATCAAAAATCCCCCAGTTTCCCAGGGGATTTTTATGCTTAGGTTATGAAGATTATTTGTTAATCTTTGTTACCACACCAGCACCAACGGTACGGCCACCCTCGCGGATAGCAAAGTTCAAACCTTGCTCCATAGCGATTGGGGCGAGCAACTTAACCTTGAAGGTTACAGTGTCGCCTGGCATAACCATTTCTTTGTCAGCTGGCAGCTCAACTTCACCGGTCACGTCAGTGGTGCGGAAGTAGAACTGTGGCTTGTAACCCTTGGAGAATGGAGTGTGGCGACCGCCTTCTTCCTTCTTCAAGATGTATACTTCAGCTTCAAACTCGGTGTGCGGGGTAATGGTGCCCGGCTTTGCCAAGACCTGGCCACGCTCAATGTCAGTCCGCTCAATACCGCGTAGCAAGACACCAGCGTTGTCGCCTGCTTGACCCTGATCCAGAGACTTCTTAAATGCCTCAATACCGGTCACCACAGACTTCTGGGTTGGGCGGATACCAACGATTTCAACCTCGTCGTTCAGCTTAACAACACCCTGCTCAATACGACCAGTTGCCACAGTACCGCGACCCTTGATTGAGAAGACGTCCTCAATTGGCATAATGAATGGCTTGTCCATGTCGCGTGGTGGCTCTGGGATATAGCTATCCATAGCATCAACCAGCTCCATGATGGCGTCTTCGTATTTCTCGTCGCCTTCCAGCGCCTTGAGAGCTGAACCCTTGATGATCGGTGCATCTTTGTCAAAGCCATTCTTCTCGAGAAGTTCACGAACCTCTTCCTCGATTAGCTCGACCATATCTGCGTCAGCCATGTCCATCTTGTTGAGGAAGACAACGATCTTTGGCACGCCAACCTGCTTCGCCAGCAGCACGTGCTCGCGGGTTTGTGGCATCGGGCCGTCGGTTGCCGCAATCACGAGGATCGCGCCGTCAACCTGGGCAGCACCAGTGATCATGTTCTTGACGTAGTCAGCGTGGCCTGGCATGTCAACGTGTGCGTAGTGACGGTTCGGTGACTCGTATTCTTGGTGCGAGCTGGCGATGGTAATACCGCGCTGGCGCTCTTCTGGTGCGTTGTCGATCTGGTCGTACGCAATTGGTTTGTTAACTGCGCTTGGGAGGCGCTTTGCGAGCACTGCCGTAATTGCGGCGGTCAGTGTCGTCTTGCCGTGGTCAACGTGGCCCATTGTACCCACGTTAACGTGCGGCTTGCTTCGGTCAAATGCATCTGCCATTTGTAGAAGTTCTCCTTTTTTAATAATATTTTCACGCGATAAGCCCCCGAAAAAGGCTCCACGGCGTATGGGCTAATTATAACTGGTTTGCAAACTGTTGTAAATAGGGTTTATACTATGAGCATGAGTATCTTTTCTAAGAAAGCAACACCTGAAGCAACCCGCACTAGTGTATATCCAAAACGATTATCATATGACGAGCGTCAGGAGCTAAATGCCGAGTATGATCGTCGTCATCAAACCAGTCTACCGAAGCTACCCTCTTTAAGTATCGCCTTCCTTCTAACCATAGCGCTCGCAGCAACCTGGATGTTCATCAAGCTCACCACCTTATTTATCAAGGCCAGCGGACAGTCTGCCGTCTTTCTATTATTCTTTCTATTTATCTTCATCGCGATCTGCTACGGTGTTACATTTTTCTACGTCAAGCGCACCCTTGATAGGCTCAGCGTTAGTGGCACAAAATTTGTTATCGTTTACGTCGCACTCATTAGTGTCGTACTCGGGTGCTGCCACCAACTCGGTGTCGCTCCCTTTCACACACTTCTGTTACTGCCGCTCCCAACTTTGTTGGTCGCTACTGGTGGACACTACGTTGCGACGAGTATACTCGCCAAATGCTGCGTCCATTTTGAATGGTGATATCAATAATTGTATTATATACAACACTTTCTTACAGGGTTAGATTGTTGTAATTATTACTTTTTGTTTATTATTTTCTCTGTGATGTCGTATACTGAAGAATGTGTATCAGTTAATGCTAAAGGAGAAATAATGTATGTGTGGAATTGTTGGCTATATCGGTGAGCGCGAGGCGCAGAACATCCTTGTCGCCGAGCTCAAGCGGCTCGAGTACCGCGGCTATGACAGCGCCGGAATTGTCACCCTGTCGGGTTCTGCCACACCAACCCTGCTGCGCACCAAAGGCAAGGTGGCAGCGCTGGAAGAGCTCGTCGGACAACATAAGACGAACGATACGGTCGGCATCGGACACACCCGCTGGGCAACACACGGTGAACCAAGTAAACGCAACGCCCATCCACACCATGTTGGTGAGATTTATCTGGTACATAACGGTATCATTGAGAACTACCAAGACCTTAAAACGATGCTTTCTGGCCATGAGTACGAGTTTAAGAGCGATACCGATAGCGAGGTGTTGGCGGCCCTGATTGACTATCTACGGCGTGACTCGCCGGATTTGCTGACAGCAGTCACCGGTGCATTGAAAATGGTGGTCGGGGCGTACGGTATCGCGGTGTTTGACACCACAAACCCCGAAGAAATTATCGTGGCTCGCCAAGGCAGCCCGCTGATCATTGGCGTCGGAGATGGCGAAACATATATCGCTAGTGACGCCTCGGCGCTAGTTGGCTACACCAATCAAGTGGTATATCTACACGATGGTGAAATCGGCCGCTGTACTCGGCACGGACTAGAGTTACAAACAATCGAATCACAGAAGCTTGACGTCAAGATCGAAATGCTCGACATGGATATGCAGGCAATTCAGAAGCAAGGCTTTGACCATTTCCTCGCCAAAGAAA
This region includes:
- a CDS encoding TrmH family RNA methyltransferase, producing MPEITLLMHNIRSTYNVGAIMRTAEGFGVRQIIFSGYTPYPDLRLADPWSIDPRLPHITERLTAQIHKTALGAETMLPFSYVADIRQWFAENANRERLPVVALEQSVSSTELNTFRPPARFALLLGEEVHGIEPDILARCDHIVEIPMRGAKESFNVSVAAGIALYGLCFPHSI
- the rpsJ gene encoding 30S ribosomal protein S10 — its product is MAQDAGIKIRIRLKAYDHKVIDQSAKQIIDTAIRTGASVAGPVPLPTRRSTYTVVKSPHVYKMGGESYEMRTHKRLIDITNATPKTIDSLQNLSLPAGVDAEIRM
- a CDS encoding L-lactate dehydrogenase, whose amino-acid sequence is MNKQKLVVVGAGGMVGATAAYACALRSVVEEIVLIDRNPDLAWGQAADITDGMGIDRCVVVRPGSYDDIKTDDIVVITAGAPQQPGQTRLELLGVNAEIMRGTVRNIMRNGARPYIIVVSNPVDALTYVALKESGLPKSRVFGTGTALDTSRLKSYIADELDVHSREVDAYILGEHGDSSFATIESAQVGEVPLADYPGFKPAMVDGIEEKIRQRAYRVIETKRSTYYAIGFVISKIVSALRSSSRSVYPVCSLVEGEYGLHDVVLGLPSTICADGVKILTGYPLNEREQAALRHSAEVVTEAIRSLE
- the tuf gene encoding elongation factor Tu gives rise to the protein MADAFDRSKPHVNVGTMGHVDHGKTTLTAAITAVLAKRLPSAVNKPIAYDQIDNAPEERQRGITIASSHQEYESPNRHYAHVDMPGHADYVKNMITGAAQVDGAILVIAATDGPMPQTREHVLLAKQVGVPKIVVFLNKMDMADADMVELIEEEVRELLEKNGFDKDAPIIKGSALKALEGDEKYEDAIMELVDAMDSYIPEPPRDMDKPFIMPIEDVFSIKGRGTVATGRIEQGVVKLNDEVEIVGIRPTQKSVVTGIEAFKKSLDQGQAGDNAGVLLRGIERTDIERGQVLAKPGTITPHTEFEAEVYILKKEEGGRHTPFSKGYKPQFYFRTTDVTGEVELPADKEMVMPGDTVTFKVKLLAPIAMEQGLNFAIREGGRTVGAGVVTKINK